One genomic region from Spirosoma sp. KCTC 42546 encodes:
- a CDS encoding GEVED domain-containing protein, whose protein sequence is MPIRFHVVRRSDGTGGASVASLNQALVLLNQLYQPVGMAFYLCGAQPHYIDNTALFDYDNSEESLLANANDVSYAINVYLTNTLSYGGNQATGYAYFPSSLAISNRVFVKASQVTEYTLSHELGHYFNLYHTFQSNQSSTVANRELVIRPDESQQGRPFAPNCDTAGDFVCDTPADPYNRPGATVSGCTYSGTTTDANGDLFKPLVSNIMSYYFSCANGYTFTPGQYARITDGISLRLNPGNEYALLCANNPVSAPTNLVASIQSGGAQIQFAYAGSDAAGFLIERSLEPTTNFTVIGSLSPGLFSFVDGNLTANTTYYYRVKASNASSQYSQVVSLNSGLFYCIPVYTWPVSNFKPKIDDFILTGSQSTLRSVATGAGPAGYSDFTATQLNAQPSHVYSFTASAVTGNTGSYIKQHLSIWLDSNRDGIFSDTERLFQSSPTQYLAPSLVSTITIPASASAGPTKLRLRSQYASDGLVVSPCDPYNYGETEDYTIVIDGPNPNPATCFSLVAAATPVHCVGNQDGAVSLTAVGGTAPFSYSLNNQSNATGTFTNLSAGSYTAIVTNAACSQSLVVTVGQPTEVTASISPSSASTCSGQSLTVVASQGSQYLWNTGQTSSSLIVAASGTYSVTITSDIGCTSKASTSVLIVNCPQSIVVRAKLLLEGFTDAQTGLMHTLLVSSNLIPKQQPYSSMPWSYTGSEQVSSFPANVTDWVLVVARNAAGSVLARKAAFVRNDGVLINTDGTEGVIFSSVSEPIYASIHHRSHLAILSNQPIANNQLVDFTTDATAARGTSQLVLIGAKLAMYSGDYDANDVINSTDYNRWKVNASAVGRYLSIDADGNGVVNNQDFNRWVLNRSKIGTPGL, encoded by the coding sequence ATGCCTATTCGGTTTCATGTCGTTCGTCGGAGCGATGGAACCGGAGGGGCCAGTGTAGCGAGCCTGAACCAGGCCTTGGTACTACTGAACCAGTTATATCAGCCGGTGGGTATGGCCTTTTATTTGTGTGGTGCCCAACCGCATTACATCGATAATACAGCCCTGTTCGATTATGATAATAGCGAGGAAAGTCTATTGGCTAACGCAAACGATGTATCCTATGCCATCAATGTTTACCTGACCAATACACTAAGTTATGGCGGTAACCAGGCCACAGGTTATGCGTATTTTCCAAGCTCGCTGGCTATCTCGAACCGGGTATTTGTGAAAGCCAGCCAGGTAACGGAGTATACGCTAAGCCATGAACTGGGGCATTATTTCAACCTGTACCATACCTTTCAAAGTAATCAGAGTAGTACGGTTGCCAACCGTGAATTAGTGATTCGCCCCGACGAATCGCAACAGGGTAGACCATTCGCCCCCAATTGTGATACTGCCGGAGACTTTGTTTGTGATACACCTGCCGACCCCTATAATAGGCCAGGCGCCACGGTGTCGGGTTGTACTTATTCCGGAACAACTACGGATGCTAACGGAGACTTGTTCAAGCCGTTGGTCTCCAATATTATGTCCTATTATTTTTCCTGTGCCAATGGCTATACATTTACTCCTGGGCAGTATGCCCGCATAACAGACGGTATAAGTCTGCGGCTCAATCCCGGCAATGAATACGCGCTACTATGCGCCAATAACCCGGTTTCGGCTCCCACAAATCTTGTCGCCAGTATACAGTCGGGTGGGGCACAGATCCAGTTTGCGTATGCTGGAAGTGATGCCGCCGGTTTTCTCATCGAACGGTCGCTCGAACCGACAACGAACTTTACGGTTATTGGGAGTCTGTCACCGGGCTTGTTTTCATTTGTAGATGGCAACCTGACCGCAAATACGACTTATTATTACCGCGTCAAAGCGTCAAACGCATCAAGCCAGTATAGTCAGGTCGTTAGCCTCAATTCTGGACTGTTTTATTGTATACCCGTATATACCTGGCCCGTTAGCAACTTTAAACCGAAAATTGATGATTTTATCCTGACGGGCAGTCAGTCTACGCTACGGTCTGTGGCAACGGGGGCTGGTCCTGCGGGTTACTCAGACTTTACCGCTACTCAGCTTAACGCACAGCCCAGTCATGTGTATTCGTTCACGGCCAGTGCTGTTACAGGGAATACCGGAAGTTATATCAAACAGCATCTATCTATTTGGCTTGATAGTAATCGGGATGGCATCTTTAGCGATACGGAGCGACTGTTTCAGTCGTCGCCTACCCAGTATCTTGCCCCCTCACTGGTGAGTACGATCACGATACCTGCTTCTGCGAGCGCAGGCCCGACCAAGCTTCGGCTACGGAGTCAATACGCGTCAGACGGATTAGTCGTGAGCCCGTGTGATCCCTACAACTATGGAGAAACGGAAGACTACACGATCGTAATAGATGGGCCTAACCCCAATCCGGCGACCTGTTTCAGCCTGGTTGCCGCTGCAACACCGGTTCACTGTGTGGGCAATCAGGATGGGGCTGTTAGCCTGACCGCAGTTGGCGGCACGGCTCCGTTCTCGTATTCACTGAATAACCAGTCGAATGCAACGGGCACCTTCACCAACTTATCGGCGGGCAGTTATACGGCTATTGTAACCAATGCGGCCTGTAGCCAAAGTCTGGTTGTAACCGTTGGGCAGCCAACAGAAGTAACGGCAAGTATTTCGCCCTCATCGGCTTCAACCTGTAGTGGACAATCCCTGACAGTTGTCGCCAGCCAGGGAAGCCAATATTTGTGGAATACTGGCCAGACCAGTTCCAGCCTCATTGTTGCGGCATCCGGTACCTATTCAGTTACGATCACCAGCGATATTGGTTGTACGAGTAAGGCAAGTACTTCCGTTCTGATAGTCAATTGTCCGCAGTCTATAGTAGTTCGGGCAAAACTACTGCTCGAAGGGTTTACCGATGCCCAGACTGGACTGATGCATACCTTGCTGGTTTCTTCGAATCTGATTCCCAAACAGCAGCCTTATTCGTCGATGCCCTGGTCTTACACGGGCTCTGAACAAGTTTCGTCATTCCCGGCCAATGTGACCGACTGGGTGCTGGTTGTAGCCCGAAATGCAGCGGGTAGCGTATTGGCCCGGAAAGCCGCCTTTGTGCGAAATGATGGAGTGCTGATTAATACCGACGGAACTGAAGGTGTTATATTCTCCTCCGTGTCGGAACCAATTTATGCCTCAATCCATCACCGGAGCCACCTGGCTATTCTATCGAACCAACCCATCGCCAACAACCAGCTCGTTGATTTTACGACCGATGCCACTGCCGCTCGGGGAACGTCGCAACTTGTGCTCATAGGGGCAAAACTGGCAATGTATTCAGGGGATTATGACGCCAACGATGTAATCAACAGTACAGATTATAACCGATGGAAAGTGAATGCATCGGCTGTGGGTCGTTACCTGTCTATCGACGCTGATGGTAATGGAGTCGTTAATAATCAGGATTTCAATCGCTGGGTACTCAACCGGTCCAAAATAGGAACGCCCGGTCTATAA
- a CDS encoding putative Ig domain-containing protein, with protein sequence MNNFRLILLSTLLGLLVICLASSSLRAQTADLRFSTQLDCATGQYTATMQIRASDATSFSIGTSSIFLSYDPASLTFVSYQSLNFDTNSLCGGQALWDAHSFDGSTPGLFNLTMVLNSSSTSCPLITNADWISIGTLTFKVSNPDGNPALVVNPAFSSFNAVPANNGVLQIQQGQYVGVNQAGVLACTPICSLTTTATPSPCDAATNQYSLSCTVNLRNAVAGNLTVSDGNISTVVAVTANQSTANFSLQGLTSDGVSHTVTVSLPGCSTATATYTAPASCTDAASIIASSAIICAGSSATLTAITCTGTVSWNTGDTGPTLVTPALTTNTSYTATCTTAASSATAVGTVTVMVPTVLSLQTSSTLVAAGTPVNLVAVGCTGTIAWSTGDRVLSIVVTPTTGTNVYSTTCITGPCTTATSISIQSTTACSVSLTTSSLPAGTVGQPYSATLTTTGGTGPYTFSMDSNNWPTGLTLNASTGVLSGVPTTSGSFSTTLHVTDSQSCSVTMPLAMLQIGTAPICSLTATVIPGLCNTASNLYTLTGTIDLSNAAAGNLTVSDGSTSTVVSVAANQATASFSLTGLNSDGIVHTVSASMSGCNSTTVTYTAPQSCTTTPCPPGECFPIAVERVR encoded by the coding sequence ATGAATAATTTTCGACTTATACTACTTAGCACCCTGTTGGGTTTACTGGTAATCTGTTTGGCGTCCTCTTCGCTGCGGGCACAAACTGCCGACCTGAGATTCTCGACACAATTGGATTGTGCGACTGGCCAATATACGGCCACGATGCAAATTCGGGCAAGCGATGCCACCTCCTTTTCGATCGGTACTTCCTCTATTTTTCTAAGCTATGATCCGGCTTCGCTAACCTTTGTTAGCTATCAGTCGCTCAATTTCGATACGAATAGTCTTTGTGGAGGACAAGCTTTGTGGGATGCCCATAGTTTCGATGGATCAACGCCCGGCCTGTTCAATCTGACGATGGTGCTCAATAGTTCATCCACGAGTTGCCCCCTGATTACGAATGCCGACTGGATCAGTATCGGCACGCTTACCTTCAAGGTGAGTAATCCAGATGGAAACCCCGCGTTAGTAGTCAACCCGGCGTTTAGTAGTTTTAATGCCGTCCCGGCCAACAATGGCGTCCTTCAGATTCAACAGGGCCAGTATGTAGGTGTCAACCAGGCGGGTGTTCTTGCCTGCACGCCCATCTGTTCACTAACAACGACGGCTACACCCAGCCCGTGTGATGCGGCCACCAACCAATACAGCCTGTCATGTACAGTAAACCTACGTAATGCAGTTGCTGGTAACCTGACGGTTAGCGACGGCAACATCTCAACCGTAGTGGCGGTGACGGCGAATCAGTCCACGGCCAACTTTTCCCTACAGGGCCTAACCTCTGATGGAGTTAGTCATACCGTAACGGTGAGCTTGCCTGGTTGCAGCACAGCTACAGCCACCTACACCGCCCCGGCTTCCTGCACAGATGCAGCCTCGATTATAGCCTCTTCGGCTATAATCTGTGCCGGCAGTTCCGCTACCCTGACCGCTATTACGTGTACGGGTACCGTAAGCTGGAACACCGGTGATACAGGACCCACCCTTGTGACACCGGCTCTCACGACCAACACCAGCTACACGGCCACCTGCACAACGGCTGCCTCAAGCGCTACCGCCGTGGGCACCGTGACGGTCATGGTGCCCACGGTTCTGAGTCTGCAAACCAGTAGCACCCTGGTAGCCGCGGGCACCCCCGTCAATCTGGTCGCTGTGGGCTGTACCGGCACGATTGCCTGGTCAACTGGCGACAGAGTGCTCAGCATTGTGGTCACCCCCACCACTGGCACGAACGTCTACTCGACCACCTGCATCACCGGTCCCTGTACAACCGCTACGTCTATTTCGATTCAGTCAACGACGGCCTGCTCAGTGAGCCTGACGACGAGCAGCCTGCCTGCCGGTACTGTCGGGCAACCCTATAGCGCCACCCTGACCACAACCGGAGGCACTGGCCCGTACACCTTCTCGATGGACAGCAATAATTGGCCCACTGGGTTAACGCTTAACGCCAGCACAGGGGTTCTCAGTGGTGTACCCACCACGTCAGGTAGTTTCTCAACGACCCTACATGTCACCGATAGCCAGAGTTGTTCGGTTACTATGCCCCTGGCTATGCTACAGATTGGAACAGCCCCTATCTGTTCGTTAACAGCAACGGTCATACCGGGGCTTTGCAATACGGCTTCCAACCTGTATACACTGACAGGTACCATAGATCTAAGCAATGCGGCAGCTGGTAACCTGACCGTTAGTGATGGTAGTACCTCGACGGTAGTGTCGGTGGCGGCTAATCAGGCTACAGCCAGTTTTTCATTGACGGGGCTAAATTCGGATGGCATAGTGCATACCGTTTCGGCTAGTATGAGTGGTTGTAACAGTACCACCGTGACCTATACTGCTCCCCAAAGTTGTACGACTACCCCCTGTCCACCCGGCGAATGTTTCCCCATCGCAGTTGAACGAGTACGGTAA
- a CDS encoding AraC family transcriptional regulator — translation MKTVEHDFVQLRTDDLAPFYNLSEDEQFTLIELAAIDAPIQVFIIDTTRNRAIELRDLIPSIVSSNHYCLVSGDFSTESYFVQYQDYVWLKPGSEFSVLLKPAIRQRIVVIMLPKNTLISYLSVLPDDMSTFTLVPASKPFADHVRLIFSDHKDPFIRQLRQYNGITQLIHDYYKEAEDQLNLKLHDIIKIKEIEAFICHNLSKPLPPVSELAQQAGMSVTRFTERFKQVYGQPIYQYHLEKRLEYAKELLQTRAYSIWQLAYMVGFKYSAGFNKAFQKYTGQSPSAFIGKSM, via the coding sequence ATGAAAACCGTAGAGCACGACTTTGTCCAACTTAGGACAGATGACCTTGCGCCCTTTTATAACCTATCCGAGGATGAGCAATTTACACTCATTGAGCTGGCAGCTATAGACGCCCCCATTCAAGTTTTTATTATTGATACTACCCGTAATAGAGCGATTGAATTACGCGATCTAATTCCATCAATTGTAAGCTCCAATCACTACTGTTTAGTTAGTGGGGACTTTTCAACTGAAAGCTATTTTGTTCAGTATCAAGATTATGTGTGGCTTAAGCCAGGTAGTGAGTTTTCTGTGTTGTTAAAGCCTGCTATTCGGCAACGTATAGTGGTTATTATGTTACCTAAAAACACGCTAATTTCTTATCTATCCGTTCTGCCGGACGATATGTCGACTTTTACGCTAGTTCCAGCATCGAAACCCTTTGCGGATCATGTACGGCTTATCTTCTCAGATCATAAAGACCCATTCATTCGGCAATTGCGCCAATATAATGGAATCACTCAGCTTATCCACGATTACTATAAGGAAGCAGAGGACCAGCTTAACTTGAAGCTACACGATATTATTAAAATTAAAGAGATAGAAGCCTTTATATGTCACAACTTATCTAAACCGCTACCTCCTGTTAGCGAGTTAGCTCAACAGGCTGGAATGAGTGTTACACGGTTTACCGAACGATTTAAGCAAGTGTATGGTCAGCCAATTTATCAATATCATTTAGAGAAAAGGCTTGAGTACGCCAAAGAATTACTACAAACGCGAGCTTATTCAATTTGGCAATTAGCTTATATGGTCGGGTTTAAATATAGTGCTGGTTTCAATAAAGCTTTCCAAAAATACACCGGTCAAAGCCCTTCTGCCTTTATAGGAAAATCGATGTAG